One genomic region from Microcystis panniformis FACHB-1757 encodes:
- a CDS encoding type II toxin-antitoxin system HicB family antitoxin yields the protein MKSIKIIVEKHDDGYIAYPLGIQGVVVGEGNTYEDALNDVRSAIAFHVETFGESVLEADSSLLEAFVVEAMV from the coding sequence ATGAAATCCATCAAAATTATTGTGGAAAAACATGATGATGGCTATATCGCCTATCCATTGGGAATTCAAGGGGTAGTAGTCGGTGAAGGTAATACCTATGAAGATGCTCTTAATGACGTGCGATCAGCGATCGCTTTTCATGTTGAAACCTTTGGAGAATCAGTTCTCGAAGCTGACTCATCTTTATTAGAAGCCTTTGTTGTAGAGGCAATGGTTTAA
- a CDS encoding DUF2442 domain-containing protein, with the protein MLYPKITSAEIIENYTLLVHFSNHQARKYNCENLLEKTMFSSLKNYTFFKNFQLDPSGSGIVWNDEVDISEYEIWINGIEL; encoded by the coding sequence ATGCTTTACCCCAAAATAACATCAGCCGAAATCATTGAAAATTATACTCTATTGGTGCATTTTTCTAATCATCAAGCTAGAAAATATAACTGTGAAAATCTACTAGAAAAAACGATGTTTTCTTCCCTTAAAAACTATACTTTCTTTAAAAACTTTCAACTTGATCCATCAGGTAGCGGAATCGTTTGGAATGATGAAGTTGATATAAGCGAGTATGAAATTTGGATCAATGGAATTGAACTATGA
- a CDS encoding type II toxin-antitoxin system HicA family toxin, with translation MAKFPVDAPKAKVIKVLEKFGFSIVREKEHISMIRKNSDGTTTPLTLPNHKQIKSSTLRSICTQAGISRDDFIASYEEI, from the coding sequence ATGGCAAAATTTCCCGTTGATGCCCCTAAAGCTAAAGTGATTAAAGTTCTTGAAAAATTTGGTTTTTCAATTGTTAGAGAAAAAGAGCATATTTCTATGATTAGAAAAAATTCAGATGGAACAACAACACCTTTAACGCTACCCAATCACAAGCAAATTAAAAGCTCTACACTAAGGAGTATTTGCACTCAAGCGGGTATCTCACGAGATGATTTTATTGCTTCCTATGAAGAGATTTAA
- a CDS encoding BrnT family toxin, with protein MEIEWDNNKAAANLLKHKIDFEDAKNIFLDPNCLEREDKRDYNETRIQVIGIVNQVVLLVVYTKRNGRYRIISARRANKNERRQYYQTQT; from the coding sequence ATGGAGATAGAATGGGACAATAATAAAGCTGCTGCCAACTTGCTCAAGCATAAAATTGATTTTGAAGATGCAAAAAACATTTTTCTAGATCCCAACTGTTTGGAAAGAGAAGATAAACGTGATTATAATGAAACTAGAATTCAAGTAATCGGTATAGTTAATCAAGTAGTTTTATTGGTCGTCTATACCAAAAGAAACGGCAGATACCGCATTATTTCAGCAAGGAGAGCCAATAAAAATGAACGACGACAATATTACCAGACTCAGACTTGA
- a CDS encoding adenine-specific methyltransferase EcoRI family protein: MVINATNKSLQNAKKLKSDEFYTQLSDIESELQHYKSHFENKVVYCNCDDPRISNFLKYFAANFKKLGLKKILTSCYREQVRDLFNTEEDEKGFFFEYTGTEREKNKPSSTDIVYFNGDGYFRSHESIELLKKSDIVVTNPPFSLFREYVDQLVKYDKKFLIIGNINAITYKEIFKLIKENKAWLGINLGRGISGFIVPEHYQLYGTEARIDNSGNRIVSPNNCLWLTNLDTSKRHQDMALTKRYFGNEAEYPKYDNYDGINVNKTQDIPLDFKGVMGVPITFLHKFNPDQFEIIKFRKGNDDKDLSVNGKCPYFRILIKNKRIQTEYIDLTDKEKQCITQS, encoded by the coding sequence ATGGTAATAAATGCAACAAATAAATCATTACAAAATGCTAAAAAATTAAAAAGTGACGAGTTTTATACACAACTTTCAGATATAGAAAGCGAGTTGCAACATTATAAAAGTCATTTTGAAAATAAAGTAGTTTATTGCAATTGCGATGACCCCCGAATTAGTAACTTTTTAAAGTATTTTGCCGCAAACTTCAAAAAATTAGGTCTAAAAAAAATCCTAACATCTTGTTATCGAGAACAAGTGAGAGATTTATTTAATACAGAAGAAGATGAAAAGGGTTTTTTCTTTGAATATACAGGTACAGAGAGAGAAAAAAATAAACCTAGTTCAACTGACATTGTTTACTTTAATGGCGATGGGTATTTTCGTAGTCATGAAAGTATTGAACTATTAAAAAAGTCCGATATTGTTGTTACTAATCCCCCATTTTCATTATTCAGAGAATATGTAGATCAATTAGTTAAATACGATAAAAAGTTTTTGATAATTGGCAATATTAATGCAATAACCTATAAAGAAATTTTCAAACTAATTAAAGAAAACAAAGCCTGGTTAGGAATAAATCTTGGTAGAGGTATTTCTGGTTTCATTGTTCCCGAACACTATCAACTTTATGGAACAGAGGCTCGTATTGACAATTCTGGAAATAGAATAGTTTCTCCAAATAATTGTTTATGGTTAACAAACTTAGACACATCAAAACGACACCAAGATATGGCTCTCACAAAAAGATATTTTGGCAATGAAGCTGAATATCCAAAATATGACAATTATGATGGAATTAATGTCAATAAAACCCAAGACATTCCCTTAGACTTTAAGGGGGTTATGGGTGTACCAATAACATTTTTACATAAATTCAATCCCGACCAATTTGAAATAATTAAATTCAGGAAAGGAAATGATGATAAAGATTTATCAGTAAATGGGAAATGTCCTTATTTTAGAATACTAATCAAGAATAAACGAATACAGACTGAATACATTGATTTAACTGACAAAGAAAAACAATGTATAACTCAGTCCTAG
- a CDS encoding DUF4160 domain-containing protein, translating into MPEITRFYGIIIKIFFADHPPPHFHAIYGEYNALFNLETLEIIEGDLPNRATKMVVEWATIYQSELLKMWNTQEFNKLPPLK; encoded by the coding sequence ATGCCAGAAATTACTCGATTTTATGGAATTATCATTAAAATCTTTTTTGCCGATCATCCACCTCCCCATTTTCATGCGATTTATGGAGAATATAACGCCCTATTTAATCTGGAAACCTTAGAAATAATTGAAGGAGACTTACCTAATAGAGCCACAAAAATGGTTGTAGAATGGGCAACAATCTATCAATCAGAATTATTGAAAATGTGGAACACTCAAGAATTTAATAAATTACCACCTTTGAAATAA
- a CDS encoding M16 family metallopeptidase → MSASPIHRLTLENGITLLVVENTAVELVAGRIFLKNAGTRWEKTEKAGLFRLLAVLLTKGTEKLSSLEIADRVESTGAGLSADTGTDYFVVSLKTVTKDFLDILRLAAEIIRFPSFPPPEIELEKNLTRQSIRSQLEQPFNVAFNQLRAAMYPDHPYGMSLLGTEATVSQLQRDDLLAYHSRFFRPDNLVISLSGRITLEQAVKAVTEIFGSWSIPDLPLSSLPPAAFDFQPTCLTTVQASQQAIVMLGYPGSSVQEDDYPVLKLLSTYLGNGLSSRLFVELREKRGLAYDVSAFYPTRLDSSQFVIYMGTAPQNTAIAVSGLRQEAERLYKVTLSEEELQSAKNKLLGQYALGKQTNAEIAQLYGWYESLGLGIEFDRTFLDSINQITAEQARSVASKYFQNPYISLVGPENAINEIL, encoded by the coding sequence ATGTCCGCTTCCCCCATTCACCGCTTAACCTTAGAAAATGGCATCACCCTTTTAGTGGTGGAAAATACGGCCGTGGAGTTGGTTGCAGGGAGGATTTTTCTTAAAAATGCGGGTACTCGTTGGGAAAAAACCGAAAAGGCAGGTTTATTTCGTCTTTTAGCTGTGCTGCTCACCAAAGGTACAGAAAAGTTATCTTCCCTAGAAATTGCTGATCGGGTTGAGTCCACGGGGGCCGGTTTAAGTGCGGACACGGGGACCGATTATTTTGTGGTTAGTTTAAAGACCGTTACCAAGGATTTTCTAGATATATTGCGTCTAGCGGCGGAAATTATTCGTTTTCCCAGTTTTCCACCCCCAGAAATCGAATTAGAGAAAAATCTCACCCGTCAAAGTATTCGCTCTCAATTGGAACAGCCTTTTAATGTAGCTTTTAATCAATTACGCGCCGCTATGTACCCAGATCATCCCTATGGTATGTCTTTATTGGGTACGGAGGCAACGGTTTCGCAATTGCAACGGGATGACCTGCTGGCCTATCATAGTCGCTTTTTCCGTCCGGATAACCTGGTGATTAGTCTTTCTGGCCGTATTACCCTAGAGCAAGCAGTAAAAGCAGTGACGGAAATTTTTGGCAGTTGGTCAATTCCCGATCTTCCTTTATCTAGTTTACCTCCGGCCGCTTTTGATTTTCAGCCCACCTGTTTAACTACCGTCCAAGCTAGTCAACAGGCGATCGTTATGTTAGGATACCCCGGCTCCTCTGTACAAGAGGATGATTATCCCGTTTTAAAATTATTGAGTACCTATCTGGGGAATGGGTTATCTAGTCGTTTATTCGTGGAATTGCGAGAAAAACGGGGATTAGCCTACGATGTTTCTGCTTTTTATCCCACCCGTCTCGATTCTTCCCAATTTGTCATTTATATGGGAACTGCACCCCAAAACACAGCGATCGCAGTGTCGGGATTGCGTCAGGAAGCAGAAAGGTTATATAAAGTAACTTTGAGTGAGGAGGAGTTACAGTCAGCTAAAAATAAGTTATTGGGTCAATATGCTCTCGGTAAACAAACTAACGCCGAAATCGCTCAATTATACGGTTGGTACGAAAGCTTAGGTTTGGGGATTGAATTCGATCGCACTTTCCTGGATTCTATTAATCAGATTACTGCCGAACAAGCGCGATCGGTAGCCAGCAAATATTTTCAAAATCCCTACATTTCTCTCGTCGGTCCAGAAAATGCGATCAACGAAATTCTCTAG
- a CDS encoding type II toxin-antitoxin system RelE/ParE family toxin: MINLVFSQSFKRAFKTRIKRQPDLKSKIEAKLRLLADDPYNPILRTHKLKGKLSGAWAFSVEYDCRIIFNFESNPETQEEEINLIDIGTHDEVY; encoded by the coding sequence ATGATTAACTTGGTTTTTAGCCAATCATTTAAACGCGCTTTCAAAACAAGGATTAAACGACAACCTGACTTAAAATCAAAAATAGAAGCCAAATTGAGACTACTCGCTGACGATCCCTATAATCCAATATTACGCACCCATAAACTAAAGGGGAAATTGTCAGGTGCTTGGGCTTTTTCTGTCGAATATGATTGTCGAATTATTTTCAATTTTGAATCAAACCCTGAAACCCAAGAAGAAGAGATCAACCTAATTGATATTGGAACTCACGATGAGGTTTATTGA
- a CDS encoding type II toxin-antitoxin system PemK/MazF family toxin, with protein MKPGDIILIRFPQADLKSGKLRPALIIAISPSRHRDLLLALISSRLHQATLGFDEIINTSDSDYITTGLKVASLIWLGQLTSVESSVINARLGTISPERLIHIKNLLVNWLRK; from the coding sequence ATGAAACCAGGTGATATTATTCTAATTCGTTTCCCTCAAGCAGACTTGAAATCAGGAAAACTGCGTCCAGCTTTAATTATTGCTATTTCACCAAGTCGCCATCGTGATTTATTACTTGCTTTAATTTCTTCTCGTCTCCATCAAGCTACTCTAGGATTTGATGAAATTATTAATACCTCAGATTCTGACTATATTACTACTGGACTTAAAGTGGCTTCTTTAATTTGGCTAGGACAATTAACAAGTGTCGAATCATCTGTAATCAATGCACGTTTAGGAACTATCTCACCAGAAAGACTAATACATATTAAAAATCTTTTAGTCAATTGGCTAAGAAAATAA